Proteins found in one Amycolatopsis umgeniensis genomic segment:
- a CDS encoding general stress protein, producing MSAPFGGGGRAAGGLPRLPTPPSGWPIGSYATYGEAQHAVDFLAEKEFGVADVTIVGVDLMLVERILGRLSWGRVLGTGAVSGAWFGLIIGLLLGMFNNQGFAWQPMIGGLLLGILAWTVFAAISYSMSRRDFSSASQLVAGRYDVLCQPRSAEQGRELLAQLALRPHR from the coding sequence GTGAGTGCTCCCTTTGGCGGAGGCGGCCGGGCCGCGGGTGGGTTGCCCAGGCTGCCGACACCGCCTTCCGGCTGGCCGATCGGCTCCTACGCGACGTACGGCGAAGCGCAGCACGCCGTGGACTTTCTCGCGGAGAAGGAATTCGGGGTCGCCGACGTGACCATCGTCGGCGTCGACCTGATGCTCGTCGAACGCATCCTCGGCAGGCTGAGCTGGGGCCGCGTGCTGGGCACCGGAGCGGTGTCGGGCGCGTGGTTCGGCCTGATCATCGGGCTGTTGCTGGGCATGTTCAACAACCAGGGTTTCGCCTGGCAGCCGATGATCGGGGGGCTCCTGCTCGGCATTCTGGCGTGGACGGTCTTCGCGGCCATCAGCTACAGCATGTCCCGCCGCGACTTCTCCTCCGCGAGCCAGCTGGTCGCCGGTCGTTACGACGTGCTCTGCCAGCCGCGTTCGGCCGAACAGGGCCGGGAGCTCCTCGCCCAGCTCGCGCTGCGGCCGCATCGATGA
- a CDS encoding slipin family protein — protein sequence MVVEILSAVAVAGGAWLAVGLRVVKQYERGLVFRFGRVRPAIREPGLAMLVPFADRLQKVNMQIVTMPIPAQDGITRDNVTVRVDAVVYFKVIDPVLAAVNVQDYRSAVGQVAQTSLRSIIGKSDLDDLLSNRERLNEGLELMIDSPALDWGIHIDRVEIKDVALPESMKRSMSRQAEAERERRARVISADGELQASYKLSQAAATMADTPAALQLRLLETVVQVSAEKNSTLVLPFPVELLRFLDANTPKKDPAPENNGQVAPAPREPDDADQGS from the coding sequence ATGGTGGTGGAGATTCTCAGTGCGGTCGCCGTCGCGGGCGGTGCTTGGCTCGCGGTCGGCCTCCGCGTGGTGAAGCAGTACGAACGCGGTCTCGTGTTCCGGTTCGGGCGGGTGCGCCCGGCCATCCGGGAGCCGGGGCTCGCGATGCTGGTGCCGTTCGCGGACAGGCTGCAGAAGGTCAACATGCAGATCGTCACGATGCCGATCCCCGCGCAGGACGGCATCACCCGCGACAACGTCACCGTGCGGGTGGACGCGGTCGTGTACTTCAAGGTGATCGACCCGGTGCTGGCCGCGGTGAACGTGCAGGACTACCGCTCGGCCGTCGGCCAGGTCGCGCAGACCTCGTTGCGGTCCATCATCGGCAAGAGCGATCTGGACGACCTGCTGTCGAACCGTGAGCGGCTCAACGAGGGCCTGGAGCTGATGATCGACAGCCCGGCGCTGGACTGGGGCATCCACATCGACCGGGTCGAGATCAAGGACGTCGCGCTGCCGGAGTCCATGAAGCGCTCGATGTCACGCCAAGCCGAAGCCGAACGCGAACGGCGGGCTCGGGTCATCTCGGCCGACGGGGAACTGCAGGCGTCGTACAAACTTTCGCAGGCGGCCGCGACCATGGCCGACACCCCGGCGGCGCTGCAACTGCGGTTGCTGGAGACCGTCGTGCAGGTGTCGGCGGAGAAGAACTCGACGCTGGTCCTGCCGTTCCCGGTGGAGTTGCTGCGCTTCCTCGACGCGAACACACCCAAGAAGGACCCGGCTCCTGAGAACAACGGTCAGGTGGCGCCTGCACCTCGTGAACCAGACGATGCGGACCAGGGCTCGTGA
- a CDS encoding acyl-CoA dehydrogenase family protein encodes MARLAQTAGLTDVQSEILATVRQFVDKEVIPRAQELEHSDTYPADIVEGMKEMGLFGLTIPEEYGGLGESLLAYALVVEEIARGWMSVSGVINTHFIVAHMISRHGTPEQKQHFLPRMATGEVRGSFSMSEPDLGSDVAAIKTRARKTDDGYVIDGAKMWLTNGGSSNLIALLVKTDEGAEKAHQNLTTFLVEKPEGFGEVAPGLTIPGKIDKMGYKGVDTTEAVFDGYEIGADKVLGEAPGKGFAYMMDGVEVGRVNVAARACGIAIRAFELAVEYAQQRKTFGKAIAEHQAIAFKLAEMATKVEAAHLMMVNAARLKDSGERNDVEAGMAKLIASEYCAEVTQDSFRIHGGYGYSKEYEIERLMREAPFLLIGEGTSEIQKTIISRGLLREYKSRS; translated from the coding sequence ATGGCTCGCCTCGCCCAGACCGCCGGCTTGACCGACGTGCAGTCCGAAATCCTCGCCACGGTCCGCCAGTTCGTGGACAAGGAGGTCATCCCGCGCGCGCAGGAGCTCGAGCACTCCGACACCTATCCCGCCGACATCGTCGAGGGGATGAAGGAGATGGGCCTGTTCGGGCTCACCATCCCGGAGGAGTACGGCGGCCTCGGCGAGTCGCTCCTGGCCTACGCGCTCGTGGTCGAGGAGATCGCGCGCGGCTGGATGAGCGTTTCCGGCGTCATCAACACGCATTTCATCGTGGCGCACATGATCTCCCGCCACGGGACGCCGGAGCAGAAGCAGCACTTCCTGCCCCGGATGGCCACCGGTGAGGTCCGCGGCTCGTTCTCGATGTCCGAGCCGGATCTCGGTTCCGACGTCGCCGCGATCAAGACCCGCGCCCGCAAGACCGACGACGGTTACGTCATCGACGGCGCGAAGATGTGGCTGACCAACGGCGGCAGCTCCAACCTGATCGCGCTGCTCGTCAAAACCGACGAGGGGGCCGAGAAGGCCCACCAGAACCTGACCACGTTCCTGGTCGAGAAGCCCGAGGGCTTCGGCGAGGTCGCTCCCGGTCTCACCATCCCCGGCAAGATCGACAAGATGGGCTATAAGGGCGTCGACACCACCGAGGCCGTTTTCGACGGCTACGAGATCGGCGCGGACAAGGTCCTCGGCGAGGCGCCGGGCAAGGGCTTCGCGTACATGATGGACGGTGTCGAGGTCGGCCGCGTCAACGTCGCCGCGCGCGCCTGCGGCATCGCGATCCGCGCTTTCGAGCTCGCGGTGGAGTACGCCCAGCAGCGCAAGACCTTCGGCAAGGCGATCGCCGAGCACCAGGCGATCGCGTTCAAACTCGCCGAGATGGCCACCAAGGTCGAGGCCGCGCACCTGATGATGGTCAACGCCGCCCGGCTCAAGGACTCCGGCGAGCGCAACGACGTCGAGGCCGGCATGGCGAAGCTGATCGCGAGCGAGTACTGCGCCGAGGTCACCCAGGACTCGTTCCGCATCCACGGCGGCTACGGCTACTCGAAGGAGTACGAGATCGAGCGTCTCATGCGCGAGGCGCCGTTCCTGCTCATCGGCGAGGGCACCAGCGAGATCCAGAAGACCATCATCAGCCGAGGACTGCTCCGCGAGTACAAGTCACGCTCCTGA
- a CDS encoding DUF4190 domain-containing protein, whose product MTNPHDPYGQQQPSGQFQQPYGLQPYQPPQQFYVQQTYVRPPDQGMAVASLVCSLLGLIMCFPAILGIIFGHIALGKAKRGEAGGQGMAQAGMVVGYVITALWLIPVILWFVFVVFAVGAAGVS is encoded by the coding sequence ATGACGAATCCGCACGACCCGTACGGGCAGCAACAGCCTTCCGGGCAGTTCCAGCAGCCGTACGGTCTCCAGCCCTATCAGCCTCCGCAGCAGTTCTACGTCCAGCAGACCTACGTGCGACCGCCGGACCAGGGCATGGCGGTGGCGTCGCTGGTGTGCTCGCTGCTCGGGCTCATCATGTGCTTCCCGGCGATCCTGGGGATCATCTTCGGGCACATCGCGCTCGGGAAGGCCAAACGCGGCGAAGCGGGCGGTCAGGGCATGGCGCAGGCCGGGATGGTCGTCGGCTACGTCATCACCGCGCTGTGGCTGATCCCGGTCATCCTGTGGTTCGTTTTCGTGGTGTTCGCGGTCGGAGCCGCGGGCGTCTCGTGA
- a CDS encoding ABC transporter substrate-binding protein, whose product MGKRMSASRRGRSPGRTGSLLGATALTVGLLAGCGSDAGLKINVYYAPEDNFQSVVDDCTKASGGRYEVVYNKLPRPADGQREQMVRRLAAGDDSLDVLGLDVTWVSEFAEAGWADEWTGEAKAEATAGVLPGPLETATWNGKLYAATKNTNVQLLWYDDRLTPNPPKTWDEMIQQAQALKAQGKPANVVFTGAQYEGLVVIYNTLVESAGGKILSDDGKSVVMDAGAIKALEMLKKVTTAGITDPSLTNSKEDEVRQAFQRGNAAFELNWPFVYASYAKEKKDELKHFKWTTYPRFEAGKPAKTTIGGYNLAVSSTSKHKAEAYEVALCLRNEKNQKFSALKDGVPPTLESLYTDTVPLDATAGVSDDNPSMDTKYPMRETILDALKDAAVRPLTPAYQNASTVLSKILSPPSEIDPQKTAEKLKEQLADALQSKGVIP is encoded by the coding sequence ATGGGGAAGAGGATGAGCGCGAGCCGGAGGGGCCGCTCACCAGGCCGCACCGGCTCGCTACTCGGCGCGACAGCGCTGACGGTCGGCCTGCTGGCGGGCTGTGGGTCGGATGCCGGACTCAAGATCAACGTCTACTACGCGCCCGAAGACAACTTCCAGTCCGTTGTGGACGATTGCACCAAGGCCTCGGGCGGGCGATACGAGGTCGTCTACAACAAGCTCCCGCGGCCGGCCGACGGCCAGCGGGAACAGATGGTGCGACGGCTGGCCGCCGGCGACGATTCACTCGACGTACTGGGGTTGGACGTCACGTGGGTCTCGGAGTTCGCCGAGGCGGGCTGGGCCGACGAATGGACGGGTGAAGCGAAGGCCGAGGCGACAGCGGGCGTCCTGCCGGGCCCGCTCGAAACCGCCACGTGGAACGGAAAACTCTACGCGGCGACCAAGAACACCAACGTCCAGCTGCTCTGGTACGACGACAGGCTGACCCCGAATCCGCCGAAGACCTGGGACGAGATGATCCAGCAGGCCCAGGCGCTCAAGGCACAGGGCAAACCGGCGAACGTCGTGTTCACCGGCGCCCAGTACGAAGGCCTCGTCGTCATCTACAACACGCTCGTCGAGTCGGCGGGCGGCAAGATCCTCTCCGACGACGGCAAGTCCGTCGTGATGGACGCGGGCGCGATCAAGGCGCTGGAGATGCTCAAGAAGGTCACCACGGCGGGGATCACCGATCCGTCGCTGACCAACTCGAAGGAGGACGAGGTCCGCCAGGCCTTCCAGCGTGGCAACGCCGCCTTCGAATTGAACTGGCCGTTCGTCTACGCCTCCTACGCCAAGGAGAAGAAGGACGAGCTCAAGCACTTCAAGTGGACCACCTATCCGCGGTTCGAAGCGGGCAAACCCGCCAAGACCACGATCGGTGGCTACAACCTGGCCGTCAGCTCGACTTCGAAGCACAAGGCCGAGGCCTATGAAGTCGCGCTGTGCCTGCGCAACGAGAAGAACCAGAAGTTCTCCGCGCTCAAGGACGGCGTCCCGCCGACACTCGAATCGCTCTACACCGACACGGTCCCCCTCGACGCGACGGCGGGCGTGAGTGACGACAACCCGAGCATGGACACGAAGTACCCGATGCGGGAAACGATCCTGGACGCGCTCAAGGACGCCGCGGTGCGCCCGCTGACGCCCGCGTACCAGAACGCTTCGACGGTTCTGTCGAAGATCCTTTCCCCGCCTTCCGAAATCGATCCGCAGAAGACGGCGGAGAAGCTGAAAGAACAGCTCGCCGACGCGCTCCAGTCGAAGGGAGTGATCCCGTGA
- a CDS encoding DUF4190 domain-containing protein gives MSSSDSQDTPSTSSYTDSNTFSDPTSSASEPVSSPSPAEPQQFQPPAPFTPPPPFEPPAPFEVPSAPAAPEPVAQAIDPLTAEPVPPSFAAPDASAPPAYTPMPVSYPPQPYVQAYNPYAAAAPPRSQDNGMAIAGLVCSLVGICSCVTVIVGLILGHIGLAKANRGEAGGRGMALAAVIIGYVVLALYVGFFGTLIILGVNGQLE, from the coding sequence ATGAGCAGTTCCGACTCGCAGGACACACCGTCGACGTCGTCCTACACCGACTCGAACACTTTCTCGGATCCGACGTCTTCGGCGTCCGAGCCGGTGTCGAGCCCGTCGCCGGCGGAACCGCAACAGTTCCAGCCGCCCGCGCCGTTCACGCCGCCTCCGCCGTTCGAGCCGCCGGCGCCGTTCGAGGTGCCTTCCGCTCCCGCCGCGCCGGAACCGGTCGCGCAGGCCATCGACCCGCTGACCGCCGAGCCCGTCCCGCCGTCCTTCGCGGCTCCGGACGCTTCGGCTCCTCCGGCGTACACGCCGATGCCTGTCTCTTACCCGCCGCAGCCGTACGTCCAGGCGTACAACCCATACGCGGCGGCGGCACCGCCCCGGTCACAGGACAACGGCATGGCGATCGCCGGGCTGGTGTGCTCGCTCGTCGGGATCTGCTCGTGCGTGACCGTGATCGTCGGGCTGATCCTGGGGCACATCGGGCTGGCGAAGGCGAACCGAGGTGAGGCGGGCGGGCGCGGCATGGCGCTCGCGGCGGTGATCATCGGCTACGTCGTGCTCGCGTTGTACGTCGGGTTTTTCGGGACATTGATCATTTTGGGCGTCAACGGCCAGCTTGAGTAG